The Longimicrobium sp. nucleotide sequence GCCCCAACGATACCGACGTCCTGCAGCAGATCGCGGTGACGTACACGCGCATCGGCATGACCGACGAGGCGCTGAAAACCTACCGCCGCGTGCTGGAACTGAAGCCCCACGCCTCGGGCGCCCACTACGGACTCGCCTTTCTGCTGCTTCAGCAGGGGCAGCAGGACCAGGCCGTGGCGCACCTGCGGGCGTTCCTGGCCCGGCCACCGCAAACGCCCAACGCGCAGCGCCACGTCAGCCACGCCAGGCAGACGCTGGCGGAGTTGACGGGCGAGGGCGAAGGCTCGCCGGAGCTTCAGCTTCCGCTGTGAGTGGCGAAGGCGCCCCGGAGATCGTCATTGCCTTCAGCACCGCGCCCGACGCCGCGACGGCGGAGCGGATCGCCCGCGCGCTGGTGGAAGAGGGGCTGATCGCCTGCGCCAACCTGGTTCCCG carries:
- a CDS encoding tetratricopeptide repeat protein; amino-acid sequence: MSWFTNLIGGRSGSQEREPDYYEEGTVLLHQEKYHEALTSFRLALRESPNDTDVLQQIAVTYTRIGMTDEALKTYRRVLELKPHASGAHYGLAFLLLQQGQQDQAVAHLRAFLARPPQTPNAQRHVSHARQTLAELTGEGEGSPELQLPL